The proteins below come from a single Serinus canaria isolate serCan28SL12 chromosome 6, serCan2020, whole genome shotgun sequence genomic window:
- the NSMCE4A gene encoding non-structural maintenance of chromosomes element 4 homolog A — translation MSHTGSSADSSPDLRRRRSRRPRAQEDTAEAEAAGERLRQLNIGEGDDREHNRMIRSQYRELISTVQQNREAMLNSKSNRLTEALEEANRLFDGVCRAREAALDAQFLVIASNIGKEKANELHSEMSAFDSTAFAEDLLTFMGINRTEVEDSDDSEDVPGGFLPSDAWQTMGEEAPKYFRRAPTFHYMMGSFKSEPPVRKQRIERQKKASRGKAERAMPAQLKKMEESHQEATEKEVERILRILQTHFENDPDTPISFFDFVIDPNSFARTVENVFHVSFLTRDGLAKIMLDEDELPIIEPIKPSEGEEEDSRAGARNQVVITLDQKEWKEIIETFQIREAMITPLYQSTEEEMETE, via the exons ATGTCGCACACCGGCAGTAGCGCCGACTCCTCGCCGGACTtgcgccgccgccgctcgcgCCGGCCGCGCGCCCAGGAGGACACGGCGGAGGCCGAGGCGGCGGGCGAGAGGCTCCGGCAGCTGAACATCGGCGAGGGCGACGACAGGGAGCACAACAGGATGATCCGCAGCCAGTATCGGGAGCTCATCTCCACCGTGCAGC aaaatcGAGAAGCCATGCTAAATTCAAAAAGCAACAGGCTGACAGAAGCTTTGGAAGAAGCCAATAGACTTTTTGATGGAg TTTGTCGTGCACGAGAGGCTGCACTGGATGCCCAGTTCCTCGTTATAGCATCCAATATAGGCAAGGAGAAGGCCAATGAGTTACACTCAGAGATGTCAGCATTTGATTCAACAGCATTTGCAGAGGACTTG ctgaCCTTCATGGGTATAAATCGCACAGAAGTGGAAGACTCTGATGACTCTGAGGATGTTCCAGGTGGTTTTTTACCCAGTGATGCCTGGCAGACAATGGGGGAAGAAGCACCCAAGTACTTCAGGAGAGCACCTACATTTCACTACAT GATGGGATCTTTCAAGTCTGAGCCTCCTGTACGAAAGCAACGGATTGAGAGGCAGAAGAAAGCTAGCAGAGGCAAAGCAGAACGGGCAATGCCTGCTCAG ttaaaaaaaatggaggagTCTCATCAAGAAGCTACAGAAAAAGAAGTAGAGAGGATCTTGAGAATACTGCAAACTCATTTTGAAAATGATC CTGATACACCCATTTCCTTCTTTGATTTTGTGATTGATCCGAACTCGTTTGCACGCACTGtggaaaatgtgtttcatgTGTCCTTCCTTACCAGG GATGGTCTTGCAAAAATAATGCTGGATGAAGATGAATTGCCAATAATAG AGCCTATAAAACCCagtgagggagaggaggaggacagcagagctggagcacgGAATCAGGTGGTCATAACTCTGGACCAGAAGGAATGGAAG GAGATCATAGAAACATTTCAGATAAGAGAAGCCATGATTACCCCTCTTTATCAGAGCACTGAAGAAGAAATGGAGACAGAGTAA